The Carcharodon carcharias isolate sCarCar2 chromosome 15, sCarCar2.pri, whole genome shotgun sequence genome includes a window with the following:
- the dctn5 gene encoding dynactin subunit 5 encodes MELCEILYNKAEYIETASGNKVSRQSVLCGSQNIVLNGKTIVMNDCIIRGDLANVRVGRHCVIKSRSVIRPPFKKFSKGVAFFPLHIGDHVFIEEDCVVNAAQIGSYVHIGKNCVIGRRCVLKDCCKILDNTVLPPETVVPPFTIFSGCPGLFAGELPECTQELMMDVTKSYYQKFLPLSQI; translated from the exons ATGGAGCTGTGCGAGATCCTGTATAACAAGGCGGAATATATTGAGACG GCCTCTGGTAACAAAGTGAGCAGGCAGTCTGTGCTGTGTGGGAGCCAGAACATAGTTCTCAATGGGAAG aCCATTGTTATGAACGATTGTATCATCCGTGGAGACCTGGCGAATGTAAGGGTTGGACGGCACTGTGTCATCAAGAGCCGAAGTGTCATACGCCCACCTTTCAAGAAATTCAGCAAAGG GGTTGCCTTCTTCCCACTACACATTGGAGACCATGTGTTCATTGAGGAAGACTGCGTGGTAAATGCTGCACAGATTGGATCCTATGTTCACATAGGGAAGAACTGTGTTATT GGTCGGAGATGTGTTCTGAAAGATTGCTGCAAAATCCTGGACAACACTGTCCTGCCGCCAGAAACCGTGGTCCCGCCTTTCACCATCTTCTCAGGTTGCCCAG GTCTTTTTGCTGGTGAGCTCCCAGAGTGTACACAGGAGCTTATGATGGATGTCACAAAGAGCTACTACCAGAAGTTTCTGCCGCTGTCTCAGATATGA